A genomic region of Gemmatimonadota bacterium contains the following coding sequences:
- a CDS encoding type II toxin-antitoxin system HicA family toxin has product MNSRQRKILEAIFADPVSSNIEWRQIETLLVSVGCEVIKGCGSRIAFKCGTLRADFHRPHPGKEAKPYQVRAAREFLKRMGVIP; this is encoded by the coding sequence ATGAATAGTCGTCAGCGGAAGATCCTCGAAGCGATTTTCGCCGACCCAGTATCCTCGAACATAGAATGGCGACAAATCGAGACGCTTCTTGTTTCCGTGGGTTGTGAAGTGATTAAAGGCTGTGGATCCAGAATAGCTTTCAAATGCGGGACGCTTCGAGCCGATTTTCATCGACCTCATCCGGGCAAGGAGGCTAAACCCTATCAGGTACGCGCTGCACGCGAGTTTCTCAAACGGATGGGAGTAATACCATGA
- a CDS encoding peptide ABC transporter substrate-binding protein, translating to MPTEGGRVNSIGVTLPDDAVDASRQVLRSMSPEPKSLDPSIEPYDTEQTILPFEALLFKDEHWNPIPGAAHSWGSDDGIIWTFNLRSGMRWSDGSPLTAHDFVYSYRRMLDPESTNIYAFFYYDIKNAEAIVKGENKDLTSLGIRAVDDSTLVIETEKRAPYLPHIVSFGDAMPVPKRLVDKYGRKWTEPQNIITNSGFMVTEWVNGSHMTLVPNPYYNGPHKPFLEKVIHPFRNAAAATILPYESDEVDMENVDVNDLARIERDPGLKKDLVRFHGLNTWYLFFRTQLPPFNDIRVREAFTRVMDRDNLCNIILRGGAVPAYSMIPPGFKEFEGDTHAAVQGFDPERARQLMREAGYPGGQGFPRQELWLRAPTPSDRLIGVAIQSMLKEHLGIDVDIRTADLHTYMDHLYKWNMNLGLIAFGADFLDPRNMLDMIWHSQPRGHGRQDWHNPGFDRLVESAAAELNPEIRESLYREASAVQVADYPAAFLYHKMGLQLRKPWLKGYAVNDDGTVGSFRWHKLYIAEVDNGE from the coding sequence GTGCCCACGGAAGGCGGCCGCGTAAACTCGATCGGCGTGACGCTGCCCGACGACGCCGTGGACGCCTCCCGCCAGGTGCTGCGGTCCATGAGTCCCGAGCCGAAGAGCCTGGACCCCAGTATCGAGCCCTACGACACCGAGCAGACGATCCTGCCCTTCGAGGCCCTGCTGTTCAAGGACGAGCACTGGAACCCAATCCCGGGCGCCGCGCACAGCTGGGGCTCGGATGACGGGATAATCTGGACCTTCAACCTCAGGTCCGGGATGCGCTGGAGCGACGGGTCGCCGCTGACAGCCCACGACTTCGTGTATTCCTACCGCCGGATGCTCGATCCCGAATCCACCAACATCTACGCCTTCTTCTATTACGACATCAAGAACGCCGAAGCGATCGTCAAGGGGGAGAACAAGGATCTCACGTCCCTCGGCATCCGGGCCGTGGACGATTCGACCCTGGTCATCGAGACGGAAAAGCGGGCGCCCTACCTGCCCCATATCGTTTCCTTCGGTGACGCCATGCCGGTGCCGAAGCGGCTCGTGGACAAATACGGCCGCAAGTGGACCGAACCGCAGAACATCATCACGAATTCCGGCTTCATGGTCACGGAGTGGGTCAACGGCAGCCACATGACGCTTGTTCCGAATCCCTATTACAACGGCCCCCACAAGCCCTTCCTGGAGAAGGTCATACACCCCTTCCGCAACGCGGCCGCGGCGACCATTCTTCCCTATGAAAGCGACGAGGTCGACATGGAGAACGTCGATGTGAACGACTTGGCCCGCATCGAACGGGATCCCGGCCTGAAGAAGGATCTCGTGCGGTTTCACGGGCTGAACACCTGGTATCTCTTCTTCAGGACGCAGTTGCCGCCTTTCAACGACATTCGCGTCCGGGAAGCCTTCACGCGGGTGATGGACCGCGACAACCTGTGCAACATCATCCTGCGGGGCGGGGCCGTCCCGGCCTATTCCATGATCCCGCCCGGATTCAAGGAATTCGAAGGCGACACCCACGCCGCCGTGCAGGGATTCGATCCCGAACGGGCGCGGCAACTGATGCGCGAGGCCGGATATCCGGGGGGACAGGGTTTCCCGCGGCAGGAACTGTGGCTCAGGGCGCCAACCCCCTCCGACCGCCTGATCGGCGTGGCGATACAGAGCATGCTGAAAGAGCATCTCGGTATCGACGTGGACATCCGGACGGCCGATCTGCATACCTACATGGACCACCTGTACAAGTGGAACATGAACCTCGGCCTGATCGCTTTCGGCGCCGATTTCCTCGACCCGCGCAACATGCTGGACATGATCTGGCACTCCCAGCCCCGGGGTCACGGACGGCAGGACTGGCACAATCCCGGCTTCGACCGCCTCGTGGAGTCGGCCGCGGCCGAACTGAATCCGGAGATCCGGGAAAGTCTGTACCGTGAAGCCTCGGCCGTCCAGGTGGCGGACTATCCCGCCGCTTTCCTCTATCACAAGATGGGCCTGCAGCTTCGGAAACCCTGGCTGAAGGGTTATGCCGTAAACGACGACGGCACGGTGGGTTCCTTCCGCTGGCACAAGCTTTACATCGCCGAGGTGGACAATGGGGAGTAG
- the ugpC gene encoding sn-glycerol-3-phosphate ABC transporter ATP-binding protein UgpC, protein MADVVLKDVEKRFDKNTVVRNVNLEIRDREFVVLVGPSGCGKSTTLRMIAGLEEVTSGEIHIDGKRVNDVPPKDRDIAMVFQNYALYPHMTVYENMAFGLKLRKYPRSEIEARVNETAGILGIGHLLARKPKALSGGERQRVAVGRAIVRKPKVFLFDEPLSNLDAKLRVQMRTEISKLHNSLEATIVYVTHDQVEAMTMGDRIAVMKDGEVQQVAAPLELYENPANRFVAGFIGSPGMNFLEGRVVFDNGHAEFDEGSLRLPIPDGMREALAPWRDKEVTFGIRPEDITSVDANKDWKEARQITATVEVVEPMGSETFLYMTTGRYPFIARVDAFVDPGLNTEMPLLVNMAKAHFFSRDDEAAIV, encoded by the coding sequence ATGGCGGACGTGGTCCTGAAGGACGTCGAGAAGCGGTTCGACAAGAATACGGTGGTCCGAAACGTCAACCTGGAAATCAGGGACCGCGAGTTCGTCGTGCTCGTAGGACCCTCAGGGTGCGGCAAGTCCACCACGCTGCGCATGATCGCCGGCCTGGAAGAGGTGACTTCCGGCGAAATCCACATCGACGGGAAGCGCGTGAACGACGTCCCGCCGAAGGACCGGGACATCGCCATGGTATTCCAGAACTACGCGCTGTATCCCCACATGACGGTATACGAGAACATGGCCTTCGGGCTGAAGCTGCGCAAGTACCCCCGCTCCGAGATCGAGGCGCGGGTCAACGAGACCGCCGGCATCCTGGGCATCGGCCATCTTCTCGCGCGCAAGCCGAAGGCGCTCTCGGGCGGCGAACGACAGCGCGTGGCGGTGGGCCGCGCCATCGTACGCAAGCCCAAGGTGTTTCTCTTCGACGAACCCCTTTCCAACCTGGACGCCAAGCTGCGCGTGCAGATGCGGACGGAGATCAGCAAGCTGCACAACAGCCTGGAAGCGACCATCGTCTACGTCACCCATGACCAGGTCGAAGCCATGACCATGGGCGACCGGATCGCCGTGATGAAAGACGGCGAGGTGCAGCAGGTCGCCGCGCCCCTCGAGCTTTACGAGAATCCGGCGAACCGGTTCGTCGCGGGTTTCATCGGCAGTCCGGGCATGAACTTCCTGGAAGGCCGGGTCGTATTCGACAACGGGCATGCGGAGTTCGACGAAGGCAGCCTCCGGTTGCCGATACCGGACGGTATGCGGGAAGCCCTGGCACCCTGGCGGGACAAGGAAGTCACGTTCGGCATCCGGCCGGAGGACATCACTTCCGTGGATGCGAACAAGGACTGGAAAGAAGCCCGTCAGATCACGGCGACCGTCGAGGTGGTGGAACCCATGGGAAGCGAGACCTTCCTGTACATGACCACCGGCCGGTATCCGTTCATCGCCAGGGTGGACGCCTTCGTGGATCCCGGTTTAAATACGGAAATGCCGCTCCTCGTGAACATGGCCAAGGCCCACTTCTTCTCCAGGGACGACGAGGCGGCGATCGTTTGA
- a CDS encoding aminotransferase class I/II-fold pyridoxal phosphate-dependent enzyme: MAAAFQTFELERIMSDWEQVVEYNLSESGAHPVKVRELIEHDPDVLDRMLETELGYGYANGSPELREAIAQYYPGATADNVLVTIGCIEANFITFQTLLESGNEVAVQVPCYLQSWGLAHNMGAVRRTFTLDPDRGWALDTDSLEAAVTDQTKLISICNPNNPTGQILTESEMDAVVRAAERSGAYLLADEIYAGSERERDEVSPSFYGRYDRVIAAGSMSKSFGMPGLRIGWLVGPEDLIRELWKRHEYLTLSTAKLSNHYLAPLALRPDVRKAIFDRTRGYIRRGWDNYQTWISDNADILSLVPPQATAVSFVRYDLKTDSATLANRLIQEKSVLIGPGDYFGVPNHLRISYGLPADFLNEGLRRIADLLRQVAEEEAAGSENERGAAAG, translated from the coding sequence ATGGCAGCGGCCTTCCAGACTTTCGAATTGGAACGGATCATGTCGGACTGGGAACAGGTCGTCGAGTACAATCTGTCCGAGAGCGGCGCGCACCCGGTTAAAGTAAGGGAACTGATAGAACACGATCCGGACGTCCTGGACCGCATGCTGGAGACCGAACTGGGCTACGGATACGCCAACGGGTCGCCGGAACTGCGGGAGGCCATCGCCCAGTACTACCCCGGCGCGACAGCGGATAACGTCCTGGTGACCATCGGGTGCATCGAGGCCAATTTCATCACGTTCCAGACCCTGCTGGAAAGCGGCAATGAGGTGGCCGTCCAGGTGCCCTGCTACCTCCAGAGCTGGGGACTCGCGCACAACATGGGCGCCGTGCGCAGGACGTTCACCCTCGATCCCGACCGCGGGTGGGCGCTCGATACCGACAGCCTAGAAGCCGCGGTGACGGACCAGACGAAACTGATCTCCATCTGCAACCCGAACAACCCCACGGGACAGATCCTGACGGAGTCCGAAATGGATGCCGTCGTCCGCGCGGCCGAACGCAGCGGCGCCTACCTGCTCGCGGACGAGATCTACGCCGGGTCCGAACGAGAACGCGACGAGGTTTCGCCTTCCTTCTACGGACGGTACGACCGGGTTATCGCGGCGGGCAGCATGTCCAAGTCCTTTGGTATGCCCGGCCTGCGGATCGGGTGGCTCGTGGGCCCCGAAGACCTTATCAGGGAGCTCTGGAAGCGGCACGAATACCTGACGCTGAGCACGGCCAAGCTGTCCAACCACTACCTCGCGCCGCTCGCCCTGCGCCCGGACGTGCGGAAGGCCATCTTCGACAGGACGCGGGGCTACATACGGCGCGGATGGGACAACTACCAGACCTGGATCAGCGACAACGCGGACATCCTGAGTCTCGTGCCGCCCCAGGCGACCGCCGTGTCCTTCGTCCGGTATGATCTGAAGACGGATTCCGCGACGCTGGCGAACCGGCTGATCCAGGAGAAGTCGGTGCTCATCGGCCCCGGCGACTACTTCGGCGTCCCCAACCATCTCCGCATCAGTTACGGGCTGCCCGCGGACTTCCTGAACGAGGGCCTGCGCCGCATCGCCGATCTGCTCCGCCAGGTAGCCGAGGAAGAGGCCGCGGGGTCGGAAAACGAGCGCGGCGCGGCCGCTGGCTGA
- a CDS encoding ornithine cyclodeaminase family protein, whose protein sequence is MPLIVELDRIKEAVAGIDVIQDIEDGFVAYSQGKVQVPPVGEMHFEDPPGNVHIKYGAINEDDYYVIKLASGFSDNPNVGLPRVQGMMLIFNQKTGQPVAFLLDQGYLTNVRTAAMGPVVAKVLAPKSVSRIGVFGTGLQARMQVEYLKGVVDCTDVIAWGRSAESKASYKQEMEAQGYTVEITDDAGAVAATSNLIIMSTPSLSPLLTAGQVRPGTHITAMGSDTPDKIELDPGVLVKADVVVADSIPQCRLRGEIAQAMKAGAITEDKVVELGNVIQNPSLGRTSDDQITIADSTGVAVQDIQISKAVYHAVK, encoded by the coding sequence ATGCCACTCATCGTCGAACTGGACCGCATCAAGGAAGCCGTTGCCGGCATTGACGTCATTCAGGACATCGAAGACGGTTTCGTGGCCTATTCGCAGGGGAAGGTGCAGGTTCCTCCCGTCGGCGAAATGCACTTCGAGGATCCCCCGGGGAACGTCCACATAAAGTACGGCGCCATCAACGAAGACGACTATTACGTCATCAAACTGGCCTCCGGATTCAGCGATAATCCGAACGTCGGCCTCCCGCGCGTCCAGGGCATGATGCTGATCTTCAACCAGAAAACGGGACAGCCGGTGGCGTTCCTGCTCGACCAGGGCTACCTCACCAACGTGCGCACGGCGGCCATGGGGCCCGTCGTGGCCAAGGTGCTCGCGCCGAAAAGTGTGAGCCGCATCGGTGTATTCGGCACAGGGCTGCAGGCGCGCATGCAGGTCGAGTATCTCAAGGGCGTCGTCGACTGTACCGACGTGATCGCCTGGGGCCGTTCCGCCGAGAGCAAGGCGTCCTACAAGCAAGAAATGGAAGCCCAGGGATATACCGTCGAGATAACGGACGACGCCGGCGCGGTGGCGGCGACAAGCAATCTCATCATCATGTCCACCCCGTCCCTGTCGCCGCTGCTGACCGCCGGCCAGGTCCGACCCGGCACCCATATCACGGCCATGGGATCCGACACGCCGGACAAGATCGAACTCGATCCCGGCGTACTCGTAAAAGCCGACGTGGTCGTGGCGGACAGCATCCCCCAGTGCAGGTTGCGGGGAGAGATCGCGCAGGCGATGAAGGCAGGCGCCATTACCGAGGATAAGGTGGTCGAACTCGGGAACGTGATCCAGAATCCTTCCCTGGGCCGCACTTCCGACGACCAGATCACGATCGCCGATTCGACGGGCGTCGCCGTGCAGGACATCCAGATATCCAAGGCCGTCTACCACGCCGTAAAGTAA
- a CDS encoding phosphotransferase → MMRDARDRLVRFFRRTFGHEPTGTAALGGDGSRRRYFRLADDETTVVGAANADRRENVAFLSLSRHFHRHGLPVPEIYAEDLDQGIYLQQDLGDETLYDRVAATRAEEGAFSDQMVAMYRRVINDLPRFQVAAGSDLDYSVCYPRRRFDAQSIRWDLNYFKYHFLKLVPIDFDEQALEDDFERFTKFLLETETGYFLYRDFQSRNIMWHDGRPHYIDYQGGRQGALQYDVASLLQDAKAEIPWETRDKLLEHYIEAVRAYVPVQRESFLAHYYGYALVRLMQALGAYGYRGLYEGKSHFLTSISHGVRNLEGLMERADLPDELPALKRAWSDIVDSSELRRMGESSRGRLTVRLWSFSYHKGLPLDPSGNGGGFVFDCRIVKNPGRYPEYEHMTGMDAPVAAFLDALDETQSLFRDVKTMIDQAVAHHVRRGFTDLTVAFGCTGGQHRSVYFAERLAQHLADRPGVVVELRHREQEDA, encoded by the coding sequence ATGATGCGAGATGCCCGGGACAGGTTGGTACGGTTCTTCCGCCGCACGTTCGGGCATGAGCCGACGGGTACGGCCGCGCTGGGCGGCGACGGCTCCAGGCGGCGTTACTTTCGTCTGGCGGACGATGAAACGACCGTCGTCGGCGCGGCAAACGCCGACCGCCGGGAGAACGTCGCTTTCCTTTCTCTTTCCCGGCACTTCCATCGCCACGGCCTGCCGGTTCCCGAGATCTACGCCGAGGACCTGGACCAGGGGATCTACCTCCAGCAGGACCTGGGAGACGAGACGCTGTACGATCGTGTGGCCGCCACGCGAGCGGAGGAGGGCGCCTTCTCGGATCAAATGGTCGCGATGTACAGACGCGTGATCAACGACCTGCCCCGCTTCCAGGTCGCCGCCGGCAGCGACCTGGACTATTCGGTCTGTTATCCGCGCCGCCGTTTCGACGCGCAGTCGATCCGGTGGGACCTGAACTACTTCAAGTACCATTTCCTCAAACTCGTGCCCATCGACTTCGACGAACAGGCCCTGGAAGACGATTTCGAGCGGTTCACGAAGTTCCTCCTGGAAACGGAAACCGGATATTTCCTGTACCGCGACTTCCAGTCCCGCAACATCATGTGGCACGACGGCCGGCCGCACTACATCGACTACCAGGGCGGACGCCAGGGCGCGCTCCAGTACGACGTCGCCTCCCTGCTGCAGGACGCCAAGGCCGAAATCCCCTGGGAGACCCGGGACAAACTCCTGGAACACTACATCGAGGCGGTGCGTGCTTACGTGCCGGTTCAACGCGAGTCTTTCCTCGCCCACTACTACGGGTACGCCCTGGTCCGCCTCATGCAGGCACTGGGCGCCTATGGTTACCGGGGGCTCTACGAAGGCAAGTCCCACTTTCTGACGAGCATCTCCCATGGCGTAAGGAACCTGGAAGGCCTGATGGAAAGGGCGGATCTGCCGGATGAATTGCCGGCGTTGAAGCGGGCCTGGTCCGATATTGTGGATTCTTCCGAATTGCGGCGCATGGGCGAATCATCCCGGGGCCGCCTGACCGTCCGCCTGTGGAGTTTTTCGTATCACAAGGGGCTGCCACTGGACCCGAGCGGCAACGGCGGCGGTTTCGTTTTCGACTGCCGCATCGTGAAAAACCCGGGCCGATACCCGGAATACGAGCACATGACGGGCATGGACGCGCCCGTCGCGGCTTTTCTGGACGCCCTGGACGAGACGCAGTCCCTGTTTCGGGACGTCAAAACGATGATCGACCAGGCGGTGGCACATCACGTGCGTCGCGGGTTCACCGACTTGACCGTCGCCTTCGGCTGCACCGGCGGCCAGCACCGGTCGGTCTACTTCGCCGAGCGGCTCGCCCAACACCTGGCGGACCGGCCGGGCGTCGTGGTGGAACTCAGGCACCGGGAACAGGAGGATGCGTGA
- a CDS encoding esterase-like activity of phytase family protein, protein MRGPAALRLPLVLRLLLAPLALPAHRFLIAPLALCVSALFWIPEASLAQNEPIKLEAISVLPVEGPESNQPSGLFVHSDTLYTVSDKHDDTIFRIELREDAVVFVPHVRFDAPRPFGVFRLDLEGITRDDDGSFYLASEGAFAILKVDADGKKASWVTTSLRKVGASAGLFQTRGGYLEGITLMARDRFLVTAERQPCGLIEVDMAPVQRIVEIANHGSADSYTGLHREVENVYILQRSTATIRRTIRYLDIDAPSTIWSFAHIVNDPEYLYQHEQFGAKTAEGLAMDHDRVYVILDNNNDARRMYPTDHRPLLLIMKRPG, encoded by the coding sequence ATGCGGGGCCCGGCCGCGCTTCGCCTGCCGCTCGTGCTTCGTCTCCTTCTCGCGCCGCTCGCATTGCCCGCCCATCGCTTTCTCATTGCGCCGCTCGCCCTATGCGTTTCGGCCCTGTTTTGGATTCCTGAAGCTTCTCTGGCGCAGAACGAACCGATTAAACTGGAAGCGATCAGCGTCCTCCCCGTGGAAGGTCCCGAATCCAACCAACCATCGGGACTCTTCGTCCACAGCGATACCCTGTATACCGTTTCCGACAAGCACGACGATACCATCTTCCGAATCGAGCTACGGGAGGATGCAGTGGTATTCGTACCCCACGTCCGGTTCGACGCACCCAGACCCTTCGGCGTGTTCAGGCTGGACCTGGAGGGTATCACCCGCGATGACGACGGAAGCTTCTACCTCGCCAGCGAGGGCGCCTTCGCTATTCTGAAGGTCGACGCGGATGGGAAGAAGGCCTCCTGGGTCACCACGAGCCTCCGCAAAGTGGGTGCTTCGGCGGGGCTCTTCCAGACGCGCGGCGGTTATCTCGAGGGGATCACGCTGATGGCCCGGGACCGGTTCCTGGTCACCGCCGAACGGCAGCCCTGCGGCCTGATCGAAGTCGACATGGCCCCGGTGCAAAGGATCGTGGAGATCGCGAATCATGGATCGGCGGACAGTTACACGGGTCTGCACCGGGAGGTCGAAAACGTATACATCCTGCAGCGGAGCACGGCGACGATACGGAGGACCATCCGGTACCTGGATATCGACGCGCCGTCCACGATCTGGTCCTTCGCCCATATCGTCAACGACCCGGAGTACCTCTATCAGCACGAGCAGTTCGGCGCGAAAACGGCGGAAGGGCTCGCCATGGACCACGACCGGGTCTATGTCATCCTCGACAACAACAACGACGCGCGCAGGATGTATCCCACCGATCACAGACCCTTGCTCCTGATCATGAAGCGGCCCGGATGA
- a CDS encoding type II toxin-antitoxin system HicB family antitoxin, with amino-acid sequence MKPMRHRGYPARIEYSDEDGCFVGRVAGIRDIITFHGESVGEVREAFEEAVEFYLVSCKERGEAPNRPYSGKILLRIDPEVHAAVAEAAEVSGVSINQWARDKLSEAASR; translated from the coding sequence ATGAAGCCGATGCGCCATAGAGGATATCCAGCACGAATCGAATACAGCGACGAGGACGGATGTTTCGTTGGCCGCGTGGCTGGTATACGCGACATCATTACGTTTCACGGAGAAAGCGTAGGAGAAGTTCGAGAGGCCTTTGAAGAAGCCGTTGAATTCTACTTGGTCAGTTGTAAAGAACGTGGCGAGGCACCAAACAGACCCTATTCAGGGAAGATTCTTTTACGTATTGATCCTGAAGTACATGCAGCGGTAGCTGAGGCGGCCGAGGTCAGCGGCGTGAGTATAAATCAGTGGGCTAGAGATAAACTGTCCGAAGCTGCCAGCCGTTAG
- a CDS encoding nucleotidyltransferase family protein gives MILAAGLGTRLRPLTDDRPKALVEVAGRPMASWVIARLARHEFTDLIINAHHFADQIEAFADAFDHPGISLTVSVEEEILGTGGGVRKATGFFDDEPFLVHNVDVLTDLDLSGLMNAHRASNALVTVAVKERRSSRHLLFDREDILCGWQSDVTGETRMVRPARPSHGEVTAVPFMGVYAMSPEALTRMREAGPFSIIDFFLQLARDGERIRAFRAEDARWADFGSQERIEAGVKLFGGDWFEGLVAIDR, from the coding sequence ATGATCCTCGCCGCGGGACTGGGCACCCGGCTCCGGCCCCTCACCGACGACCGGCCCAAGGCGCTGGTAGAGGTTGCCGGGCGGCCCATGGCCTCCTGGGTGATCGCCCGTCTGGCCCGGCACGAATTCACCGACCTCATCATCAACGCCCACCATTTCGCCGACCAGATCGAGGCCTTTGCGGACGCCTTCGATCATCCCGGGATTTCGCTGACCGTATCCGTGGAAGAGGAGATCCTGGGCACCGGGGGCGGGGTCCGGAAGGCCACGGGTTTCTTCGACGACGAGCCGTTCCTGGTGCACAACGTGGACGTGCTGACCGACCTGGATCTATCCGGACTGATGAACGCCCACCGGGCATCGAACGCCCTGGTCACCGTTGCCGTGAAGGAACGCAGGAGTTCGCGTCACCTGCTTTTCGACCGGGAAGACATCCTCTGCGGATGGCAGTCGGATGTTACCGGCGAGACCCGCATGGTCCGGCCAGCCCGGCCGTCGCACGGCGAAGTCACAGCCGTACCATTCATGGGCGTCTACGCCATGTCCCCGGAAGCGCTCACGAGGATGCGAGAGGCCGGTCCCTTTTCGATAATCGATTTCTTCCTGCAATTGGCGCGCGATGGCGAGCGGATCCGTGCATTCCGGGCCGAAGACGCCAGGTGGGCAGACTTCGGCAGCCAGGAGCGTATCGAGGCGGGGGTTAAGTTGTTCGGCGGGGATTGGTTTGAGGGGCTGGTCGCGATAGACAGATAA
- a CDS encoding aminotransferase class V-fold PLP-dependent enzyme — protein MPPSLDPLVPVDEFPVAHTCTYINAANVTPMYRPAAAAIAEWYRDVAEHGSNHFDEEAEATVFDELHRQAARLFNASPADIAAGSSTTELLSSLAWAVMPGAETNVVSTDVSFPASVYPWRRVANHTGCEVRLAHARGDTVDPDRVRDLVDDNTAVVALSHVEFRSGQRWDLAAFAEIAHRHGALLVVDATQSAGAVPIDAPGMGVDAVATGAYKWLCGPFGIAVMYLAPHLATSLEPGLVGFRSQKDIWDIRTDPPDYPEDASRFEFSTMAYGLSGGFAKSIEFLVDTGIDRIFAHNQVLADHLIDGLAAIGAEVTSPRDAAERSAIVTARFPGRRVADVAQHLKQAGVMVALRGDVIRFSPHLYNRMNDVERALEVISGMP, from the coding sequence ATGCCACCGTCCCTCGATCCGCTGGTGCCGGTAGATGAATTCCCCGTAGCGCACACCTGCACCTACATCAACGCGGCCAACGTGACGCCCATGTACCGTCCAGCGGCCGCGGCGATCGCCGAATGGTACCGGGACGTTGCCGAGCACGGCAGCAACCACTTCGACGAAGAAGCCGAAGCCACGGTCTTCGATGAACTCCACCGGCAGGCGGCCCGGCTCTTTAACGCGTCCCCGGCGGACATCGCCGCCGGTTCCAGCACCACGGAACTCCTGAGTTCCCTCGCCTGGGCGGTCATGCCCGGCGCGGAGACCAACGTCGTCAGCACCGACGTTTCCTTCCCCGCCTCGGTCTATCCCTGGAGACGCGTCGCCAACCACACGGGCTGCGAGGTCCGGCTGGCACACGCCCGGGGCGACACCGTCGATCCCGACCGCGTCAGGGACCTCGTGGACGACAATACGGCGGTGGTGGCCCTGTCCCACGTGGAATTCCGCAGCGGCCAGCGCTGGGACCTCGCCGCCTTTGCGGAGATCGCGCACCGCCACGGCGCCCTGCTCGTCGTGGACGCCACGCAGTCGGCCGGCGCGGTGCCCATCGACGCGCCCGGCATGGGCGTGGACGCCGTGGCCACGGGGGCGTACAAGTGGCTGTGCGGGCCCTTCGGTATCGCGGTCATGTACCTCGCGCCGCACCTCGCCACGAGCCTCGAACCCGGCCTGGTGGGCTTTCGGAGCCAGAAGGACATCTGGGACATCCGGACCGATCCGCCGGACTACCCGGAGGACGCGTCCCGGTTCGAGTTCAGCACCATGGCCTATGGGTTGTCCGGCGGGTTCGCGAAGTCGATCGAGTTTCTCGTGGACACGGGTATTGACCGGATCTTCGCCCATAACCAGGTCCTGGCCGACCATCTGATCGACGGCCTGGCCGCGATCGGCGCCGAAGTCACTTCCCCCCGGGACGCCGCCGAACGATCGGCCATCGTCACCGCCCGCTTTCCGGGACGCCGGGTTGCCGACGTGGCGCAACACCTGAAGCAGGCCGGCGTCATGGTCGCCCTGCGCGGCGACGTGATCCGGTTCTCACCCCACCTGTATAACCGGATGAACGACGTAGAACGGGCACTCGAAGTAATATCCGGCATGCCCTGA